In the genome of Polaribacter atrinae, one region contains:
- a CDS encoding rhodanese-like domain-containing protein: MSAEIKEYLEKGAVILDVRTKEEWDEGHTEGAEHIVLTVIPLEVEKIKAWNKPVIAVCRSGARSGQATQFLTNHGIDVINGGPWQNVDEHVS; this comes from the coding sequence ATGAGTGCAGAAATTAAAGAGTACTTAGAAAAAGGAGCTGTAATTCTAGATGTTAGAACAAAAGAAGAGTGGGATGAAGGGCATACAGAAGGAGCAGAGCATATCGTTTTAACGGTAATTCCTTTAGAAGTTGAAAAAATTAAAGCTTGGAATAAACCTGTAATTGCAGTTTGTAGAAGTGGAGCAAGAAGCGGACAAGCAACTCAGTTTTTAACCAATCATGGTATCGATGTTATTAACGGAGGTCCTTGGCAAAACGTAGACGAGCACGTTTCTTAG
- a CDS encoding GSCFA domain-containing protein: MQFQTKIPLKKQTRNFIDYNSKILLLGSCFSENIGNKLSYYKFQTYQNPFGILFHPKAIENSITNAINEKVYTEEDLIFQNERWHCFNAHSSLSAPDKNELLNNLNSAILSTNKNLKEASHLIITLGTSWVYRFIETDTIVANCHKVPQKKFLKELLTVDEISESLEAIIVLLKSINKNIHILFTVSPVRHLKDGFIENTQSKAHLITAIHTVISSRENTYYFPSYEIMMDELRDYRFYAEDMIHPNKTAINYIWERFNETWFSEGSKLTMQEIETIQKGILHRPFNKNSAQHQQFLQNLALKKKTIQSKFPFISF, translated from the coding sequence ATGCAATTCCAGACTAAAATTCCGCTAAAAAAGCAAACAAGAAACTTTATAGATTATAATTCTAAAATACTATTATTAGGTTCTTGCTTTTCGGAAAACATTGGAAATAAATTATCTTATTATAAGTTTCAAACATATCAAAATCCATTCGGAATTCTTTTTCACCCCAAAGCAATTGAAAATAGCATTACAAATGCTATTAATGAAAAAGTATATACCGAAGAAGATTTAATTTTTCAAAACGAACGTTGGCATTGTTTTAATGCACATTCTAGTTTAAGTGCTCCTGATAAAAATGAACTTTTAAACAATCTAAATTCTGCAATTTTATCAACAAATAAAAACTTAAAAGAAGCCTCTCATCTTATCATTACTTTAGGAACTTCTTGGGTGTATCGATTTATAGAAACAGATACTATAGTTGCCAATTGCCATAAGGTTCCACAAAAAAAATTCTTAAAAGAATTACTAACTGTAGATGAAATTTCTGAAAGCTTAGAAGCCATTATTGTACTTTTAAAATCCATCAATAAAAACATACACATCCTTTTTACAGTTTCTCCTGTAAGACATCTAAAAGATGGATTTATAGAAAACACACAAAGTAAAGCACATTTAATTACCGCAATTCATACGGTTATAAGCAGCAGAGAAAACACATATTATTTCCCGAGTTATGAAATTATGATGGATGAATTAAGAGATTATCGTTTTTATGCAGAAGACATGATTCACCCTAATAAAACTGCAATTAATTATATTTGGGAACGTTTTAATGAAACTTGGTTTTCTGAAGGTTCAAAATTAACAATGCAAGAGATAGAAACGATACAAAAAGGCATTTTACACAGACCTTTTAATAAAAACTCAGCACAACATCAGCAATTTTTACAAAATTTAGCACTAAAAAAGAAAACGATTCAATCTAAATTCCCTTTTATAAGTTTCTAA
- a CDS encoding aromatic amino acid hydroxylase, producing the protein MSLHFELNEVTKKLPKHLHKFVVQQPYEEYTAQNQAVWRYVMRMNVDYLSKVAHKSYITGLEKTGISVDNIPYMEGMNRILKEIGWAAVSVDGFIPPNAFMEFQAYNVLVIASDMRTINHIEYTPAPDIIHEAAGHAPIISNPEYAEYLRRFGEIGSKAISSAKDYEMYEAIRLLSILKENPNSTEKEVEAAQENVEFLQNNMGELSEMAQIRNLHWWTVEYGLIGALNNPKIYGAGLLSSIGESAWCMKDEVKKVAYSIDAASVNFDITKPQPQLFVTPDFAYLSLVLDEFANTMAIRTGGLKSIQKLIDSENLGTIELTTGIQISGVFTNVIQYKNNKVAYFQTTGATALANRDKELIGHGITSHAGGFGSPVGKLKGINLPIEDMSPRDLKAYGIYEGEFMTLEFESGVIVKGKAITGTRDLRGKILIISFDDCTVTYKEEVLFQPEWGIYDMAVGKEVVSSYAGPADVDSFLGLGKVSKTKTHKISYTKKELELYGLYTKVKELRESNSSTNKNITEIFNQLKSKFQGDWLLSLELYELALQHNYSIKETILERLEALKCNKSYTRLIENGLILCQV; encoded by the coding sequence ATGAGCCTCCATTTCGAATTAAACGAAGTCACTAAAAAATTACCCAAACATTTACACAAGTTTGTGGTACAACAGCCGTATGAAGAATATACGGCACAAAACCAAGCTGTTTGGCGCTATGTAATGAGAATGAATGTAGATTACTTGAGTAAAGTAGCGCATAAATCTTATATAACTGGATTAGAAAAAACGGGTATTTCTGTAGATAACATTCCTTATATGGAAGGGATGAATAGAATTTTAAAAGAAATTGGTTGGGCTGCAGTTTCTGTAGATGGCTTTATTCCGCCAAATGCTTTTATGGAATTTCAGGCCTATAATGTTTTGGTCATTGCTTCAGATATGCGAACTATTAACCATATAGAATATACGCCAGCACCAGATATTATTCATGAAGCAGCAGGTCATGCACCTATTATTTCTAATCCTGAATATGCAGAATATTTAAGAAGATTTGGAGAAATAGGTAGCAAAGCAATTTCTTCTGCTAAAGATTATGAAATGTATGAAGCAATCAGGCTTTTATCAATTTTAAAAGAAAATCCCAATTCAACAGAAAAAGAAGTAGAAGCTGCTCAAGAGAATGTAGAATTTCTTCAAAATAACATGGGCGAATTGTCTGAAATGGCCCAAATTAGAAATTTACATTGGTGGACGGTAGAATATGGGTTAATTGGCGCTTTAAATAATCCAAAAATATACGGTGCAGGTTTGCTTTCATCTATTGGAGAAAGTGCTTGGTGTATGAAAGACGAGGTAAAAAAAGTAGCCTATTCTATTGATGCCGCAAGCGTTAATTTTGATATTACAAAACCACAACCACAATTATTTGTAACACCAGATTTTGCTTATTTAAGTTTGGTTTTAGATGAGTTTGCCAATACAATGGCAATAAGAACAGGTGGATTAAAAAGTATTCAAAAATTAATAGATTCAGAAAACTTAGGGACAATAGAACTAACAACGGGTATTCAGATTTCTGGTGTTTTTACAAATGTTATTCAGTATAAAAATAATAAAGTTGCTTATTTTCAAACAACAGGAGCAACCGCTTTAGCAAATAGAGATAAAGAGTTAATTGGACACGGAATTACAAGTCACGCAGGTGGTTTTGGAAGTCCTGTAGGTAAATTAAAAGGAATTAATTTGCCTATTGAAGATATGAGTCCGAGAGATTTAAAAGCATACGGAATTTACGAAGGTGAATTTATGACTTTAGAATTTGAGAGTGGCGTTATTGTAAAAGGAAAAGCGATTACCGGGACTAGGGATTTAAGAGGTAAAATTTTAATTATTTCTTTTGATGATTGCACGGTTACTTATAAAGAGGAAGTTTTGTTTCAACCAGAATGGGGAATTTATGATATGGCAGTTGGTAAAGAAGTAGTTTCTTCCTATGCAGGTCCTGCAGATGTAGATTCTTTTTTAGGTTTAGGAAAAGTATCTAAAACTAAAACGCATAAGATTTCTTATACAAAAAAAGAGCTAGAATTATATGGTTTGTATACTAAGGTTAAGGAATTACGAGAGTCAAATTCTTCAACAAATAAAAACATAACAGAAATCTTTAATCAGTTAAAAAGTAAATTTCAAGGAGATTGGTTATTGTCTTTAGAACTATATGAATTAGCTTTGCAGCATAATTATTCTATTAAAGAGACCATTTTAGAAAGATTAGAAGCCTTAAAATGTAACAAAAGCTACACAAGGCTAATTGAAAATGGATTAATTTTGTGTCAAGTTTAA
- the alaS gene encoding alanine--tRNA ligase, translating into MKSQDIRATFLNFFQEKAHLIVPSAPMVTKDDPTLMFVNAGMAPFKEYFLGNGTPKSNRITDSQKCLRVSGKHNDLEEVGYDTYHHTLFEMLGNWSFGDYFREEAIAWAWELLTEVYKIDKDILYVTVFEGSDDDDNLKMDTDAYDIWKKLIPEDRILKGNKKDNFWEMGEQGPCGPCSEIHVDIRSAEEKAKVPGSSLINEDHPHVVEIWNLVFMQFNRKANGTLEELPNKHIDTGMGFERLCMVLQNVQSNYDTDVFKPIIREISTITNTKYGTNEQQDIATRVISDHVRAVAFSIADGQLPSNTGAGYVIRRILRRAVRYGFTFLDKKEPFIYRLVAVLSEKMGEAFPELKSQKQLIENVIKEEETSFLRTLDQGLVLLDGIIASSNTKEISGEKVFELYDTFGFPVDLTALILSEKGYTLDEKGFKEHLQKQKNRSRAASETSTEDWTVLLDDAIEEFIGYDSLQANVKLTRYRKVTSKKDGEMFQLVFNLTPFYPEGGGQVGDKGYLKDTHGDVVYILDTKKENNVIIHLTKNLPKHLNESFKAVVDEKQRHRTECNHTATHLLHQALREILGVHVEQKGSAVHSKYLRFDFSHFSKLTVEQLRDVENFVNSRISGKLPLIEKRNIPMQEAIDDGAMALFGEKYGDTVRAIKFGESIELCGGTHVKNTSDIWHFKIKSEGAVASGIRRIEAITNDAVKDFYFENNRDLFEIKDLLNNTKEPVKAVQKLQEENAALQKQIEQLLKDKAQNLSGELKNQIQEINGVQFLATKVDLDQTGIKNLAFSLGKEHKNAFLFFASSASKDKAMLTCYISKELANERGYDAGKVVRELGKLIHGGGGGQNFFATAGGKNPGGIPKALEKAKEYLV; encoded by the coding sequence ATGAAATCTCAAGATATTCGCGCTACTTTTTTAAACTTTTTCCAAGAAAAAGCACACTTAATTGTTCCTTCTGCACCAATGGTAACTAAGGACGATCCAACTTTAATGTTTGTAAATGCTGGAATGGCTCCATTTAAAGAATATTTTCTAGGAAATGGAACTCCAAAAAGTAATAGAATTACAGATTCTCAAAAATGTTTGCGTGTTTCTGGTAAACACAACGATTTAGAAGAGGTTGGTTATGACACCTATCATCATACTTTATTCGAAATGCTAGGTAACTGGTCTTTTGGAGATTATTTTAGAGAAGAAGCAATTGCTTGGGCTTGGGAGTTATTAACCGAAGTGTACAAAATAGATAAAGACATCTTATATGTTACCGTTTTTGAAGGTTCTGATGATGATGACAATCTAAAAATGGATACAGATGCTTACGATATCTGGAAAAAATTGATTCCTGAAGACAGAATTTTAAAAGGAAATAAGAAAGATAACTTTTGGGAAATGGGAGAACAAGGACCTTGCGGACCGTGTTCTGAAATTCATGTAGATATTAGATCTGCAGAAGAAAAAGCAAAAGTACCTGGTAGCTCTTTAATTAATGAAGATCACCCACATGTGGTAGAAATTTGGAATTTAGTTTTTATGCAATTCAACAGAAAAGCAAACGGAACTTTAGAAGAATTACCAAACAAACATATTGATACCGGAATGGGATTTGAACGTTTGTGTATGGTTTTACAAAACGTACAATCTAATTACGACACGGATGTTTTTAAACCTATTATTCGTGAAATAAGCACAATTACAAATACAAAATATGGCACTAACGAGCAACAAGACATTGCAACTCGTGTAATTTCTGATCATGTTAGAGCCGTTGCTTTTTCTATTGCAGATGGGCAATTACCTAGTAATACAGGTGCTGGTTACGTAATTAGAAGAATTTTAAGACGTGCTGTGCGTTATGGATTTACCTTCTTAGACAAAAAAGAGCCGTTTATCTATAGATTGGTAGCTGTTTTAAGTGAAAAAATGGGAGAAGCTTTCCCTGAATTAAAATCACAAAAACAACTTATAGAAAATGTTATTAAGGAAGAAGAAACTTCTTTTTTAAGAACTTTAGACCAAGGTTTAGTTTTATTAGATGGCATTATAGCATCTTCTAATACTAAAGAAATTTCTGGTGAAAAAGTTTTTGAATTATATGATACTTTTGGCTTCCCTGTAGATTTAACTGCTTTAATTCTTTCTGAAAAAGGATATACTTTAGACGAAAAAGGATTTAAAGAACATTTACAAAAACAAAAAAATAGATCTAGAGCAGCAAGTGAAACTTCTACAGAAGATTGGACTGTTTTATTAGATGATGCTATTGAAGAATTTATTGGGTATGATTCTTTACAAGCAAACGTAAAACTAACAAGATACAGAAAAGTTACGTCTAAAAAAGACGGAGAAATGTTTCAACTTGTTTTTAATTTAACTCCTTTTTATCCTGAAGGAGGAGGACAAGTTGGTGATAAAGGGTATTTAAAAGATACACATGGAGATGTTGTATATATTTTAGATACCAAAAAAGAAAATAATGTAATAATTCATCTTACAAAAAACTTACCAAAGCACTTAAACGAAAGCTTTAAAGCGGTTGTAGATGAAAAACAACGTCATAGAACAGAATGTAACCATACTGCAACACACTTGTTACACCAAGCTTTAAGAGAAATTTTAGGTGTTCATGTGGAACAAAAAGGTTCTGCTGTACATTCTAAATATTTACGTTTCGATTTTTCTCATTTTTCAAAATTAACTGTTGAACAATTACGTGATGTAGAAAATTTTGTAAACTCAAGAATTTCTGGTAAACTTCCGTTAATAGAAAAAAGAAACATACCAATGCAAGAAGCAATTGACGATGGTGCAATGGCTTTATTTGGTGAAAAATATGGAGATACTGTTAGAGCAATAAAATTTGGTGAATCTATAGAATTGTGTGGTGGAACGCATGTAAAGAACACCAGTGATATTTGGCATTTTAAAATTAAATCTGAAGGTGCTGTAGCTTCAGGAATTAGAAGAATAGAAGCGATTACAAATGATGCTGTTAAAGACTTTTATTTTGAAAATAATAGAGATTTATTCGAAATAAAAGACTTACTAAACAACACCAAAGAACCTGTAAAAGCTGTACAAAAACTACAAGAAGAAAATGCAGCTTTACAAAAACAAATTGAGCAATTATTAAAAGATAAAGCTCAGAATTTATCTGGTGAGTTAAAAAATCAAATACAAGAAATTAATGGCGTTCAGTTTTTAGCTACTAAAGTAGATTTAGACCAAACCGGAATTAAAAATCTAGCTTTTTCTTTAGGTAAAGAACATAAAAACGCCTTCTTATTTTTTGCTTCTTCTGCATCAAAAGACAAAGCAATGTTAACGTGTTATATTTCTAAAGAATTAGCAAACGAACGTGGTTACGATGCAGGAAAAGTAGTTAGAGAATTAGGTAAACTAATACACGGTGGTGGTGGTGGACAAAATTTCTTTGCAACTGCTGGAGGAAAAAACCCAGGAGGAATACCTAAAGCTTTAGAGAAAGCAAAAGAGTATTTAGTGTAA
- a CDS encoding response regulator: protein MNLKICIAEDNYFLVKAIKEKLSFFEDIIIKFHANNGAELIGKLEENHNIDVILMDIQMPEMNGIKATEIIKNKYPHIKIIMLTVLDDDDCIFNAIKAGANGYLLKEIDPEKLYKSIIEVTEGGAPMTPSIALKTLKLLRNPNVLNSKTQQTKEIKLSKRETEILIQLSKGLNYNNISDNLIISPSTVRKHIENIYKKLHVHSKLEAVLKAQKQNLI from the coding sequence ATGAACTTAAAAATTTGCATTGCAGAAGACAATTACTTTTTAGTAAAAGCTATCAAAGAAAAACTATCTTTTTTTGAAGATATTATTATAAAATTCCATGCTAATAACGGCGCAGAATTAATTGGTAAATTAGAAGAAAACCACAATATAGATGTTATTTTAATGGACATCCAAATGCCAGAAATGAATGGTATTAAAGCTACGGAAATAATAAAAAACAAATATCCTCATATTAAAATAATTATGCTAACCGTTTTAGATGATGATGATTGTATTTTTAATGCCATTAAAGCAGGTGCAAACGGATATTTATTAAAAGAAATTGACCCAGAAAAACTTTATAAAAGCATTATTGAAGTTACTGAAGGTGGCGCACCCATGACACCAAGTATTGCTTTAAAAACTTTAAAGTTGTTAAGAAACCCAAACGTTTTAAATTCTAAAACCCAACAAACTAAAGAAATAAAATTATCTAAAAGAGAAACAGAAATTTTAATACAATTAAGTAAAGGCTTAAACTACAATAATATTTCGGACAATCTAATTATATCTCCTTCTACAGTAAGGAAACATATAGAAAACATCTATAAAAAACTACACGTACATAGTAAACTAGAAGCTGTATTAAAAGCACAAAAACAAAATCTTATCTAA
- a CDS encoding ankyrin repeat domain-containing protein, with protein MKKLILPLLLCLFTFGSINATTPETLNPKKTVTVKTHYNVSAFFKLIRMGNYEAVKALMERGENINKKSSSLTPLMYAARYNKAEIVKLLIDNGAKLRVKSTKENMTALDMAKRSKAFDAVKVIKESL; from the coding sequence ATGAAAAAATTAATATTACCATTATTACTTTGTCTTTTTACCTTTGGATCTATAAATGCAACGACTCCAGAAACTTTGAATCCTAAGAAAACAGTAACGGTTAAAACGCATTATAATGTTAGTGCTTTTTTTAAGTTGATAAGAATGGGAAATTATGAAGCTGTAAAAGCTTTAATGGAAAGAGGAGAAAATATAAACAAAAAATCTAGTAGTTTAACACCCTTAATGTATGCTGCAAGGTATAATAAAGCTGAAATTGTAAAGCTTTTAATTGATAATGGCGCTAAATTAAGAGTAAAATCTACCAAAGAAAATATGACTGCCTTAGACATGGCAAAAAGATCTAAAGCTTTTGATGCCGTTAAAGTTATAAAAGAATCACTTTAG
- a CDS encoding tetratricopeptide repeat-containing sensor histidine kinase encodes MRHFKKLYFLTFVFAICLLNTKNSYSQSKIIDSLKTIAKKQKKKIKVQTYIEIAEHFTGINLDSAKSYSVKAHNLSTKIGDKVLTIITTHQLGNFARENSEYSKALKHFEESLKMSIKLNDSTLIANSYSGIGIVNSRLGDFRGAIKNFYESIPIYERLKDTTNIARGYLNLAVDLRKVKEFDNCILFNLKALKIFEKQNDLLNVAAINNNLAGVYNDNKNYEKAIKKAEEAKKYFFENNYIRYTAYPITNIAISYDSLNKPQKAETNYLKAIELHTKNREPYELAFLHNAYSNLNYKQKKYIKAINIGKKALEHAKEINALEFISSSSKTLAKSYAKIKDFQESNKFLMLHLNSKDSLFQKEKTKDIAELQLQYETSKKEIEIIQQKEQLLKQELIIKNRELYTIILGAALLILAILSLGYYHRYQFKKKQLQKEIDLKDALSTIKMQNRLQEQRLRISRDLHDNIGSQLTFIISSVDNLKYTTKDANTKLKEKLVGISTFTSETIHQLRDTIWAMNKNEITSDDVHTRILSFVEKAKTSTENIEFIVHYNIYKNTIFSSLEGMNIFRVIQEAINNALKYAEASKIEIKLYKKRGKLIVSIIDNGIGFDIKNVNLGNGLSNMEKRMSEIEGKVNINSEIKKGTEILVEVTLKNTSYDV; translated from the coding sequence ATGAGACATTTTAAAAAGTTATACTTTTTAACATTTGTTTTTGCAATTTGTCTTCTTAATACAAAAAATAGCTATAGTCAATCAAAAATAATTGACAGCTTAAAAACAATAGCAAAGAAGCAAAAAAAGAAAATTAAAGTTCAGACATATATTGAAATAGCAGAACACTTTACAGGCATAAACTTGGATTCTGCTAAATCTTATTCAGTAAAAGCACATAATCTATCTACTAAAATTGGAGATAAAGTCTTAACCATTATTACAACTCATCAATTAGGAAATTTTGCTAGAGAAAATTCTGAATACTCAAAAGCCTTAAAACATTTTGAAGAATCCTTAAAAATGAGCATCAAATTAAATGACTCAACACTAATTGCAAACTCATACTCAGGTATCGGTATCGTAAACAGTAGATTAGGCGATTTTAGAGGTGCTATTAAAAATTTTTATGAATCTATTCCCATTTATGAAAGACTAAAAGATACCACAAATATTGCAAGAGGTTACTTAAATCTTGCTGTAGACTTAAGAAAGGTAAAAGAGTTTGACAACTGTATTCTTTTTAATCTAAAAGCTCTAAAAATATTTGAAAAACAAAACGATTTACTAAATGTAGCTGCTATAAATAACAATTTAGCAGGTGTTTATAATGACAATAAAAATTATGAAAAAGCAATTAAAAAAGCAGAAGAAGCAAAAAAATATTTTTTTGAAAACAATTATATTAGATACACAGCTTACCCCATTACAAACATTGCCATTTCTTATGATAGCTTAAACAAACCACAAAAAGCTGAAACTAATTATCTAAAAGCAATAGAATTACATACAAAAAACAGAGAACCTTACGAATTAGCTTTTCTTCATAATGCATACAGTAATCTTAATTACAAGCAAAAAAAATACATTAAAGCAATTAATATTGGTAAAAAAGCACTAGAACATGCAAAAGAAATAAATGCTTTAGAATTTATTTCTTCTTCTAGTAAAACTTTAGCGAAAAGTTATGCTAAAATTAAAGACTTCCAAGAATCTAATAAATTCTTAATGCTGCATTTAAATTCTAAAGACAGTCTTTTCCAAAAAGAAAAAACAAAAGATATTGCTGAACTTCAATTACAATATGAAACATCCAAAAAAGAAATAGAAATTATACAACAAAAAGAACAATTACTAAAGCAAGAATTAATCATAAAAAACAGAGAATTATACACAATTATTTTAGGAGCTGCATTGTTAATTTTAGCCATTTTGTCTTTAGGATATTATCATCGATATCAATTTAAAAAGAAACAACTTCAAAAAGAAATAGATTTAAAAGACGCACTGTCAACTATAAAAATGCAAAACAGATTGCAAGAACAACGTCTAAGAATTTCTAGAGATTTACATGATAATATTGGCTCTCAACTTACTTTTATTATTTCATCTGTAGATAATTTAAAATACACTACTAAAGACGCAAACACTAAACTAAAAGAAAAATTAGTTGGTATTAGTACTTTTACATCAGAAACTATTCATCAATTAAGAGATACCATTTGGGCAATGAATAAAAATGAAATTACTAGCGATGATGTACACACTAGAATCTTATCTTTTGTTGAAAAAGCAAAAACCTCTACTGAAAACATTGAGTTTATTGTACATTATAATATTTATAAAAACACAATCTTTTCTTCACTTGAAGGCATGAATATTTTTAGAGTAATTCAAGAAGCAATTAATAATGCTTTAAAGTATGCTGAAGCATCAAAAATTGAAATTAAACTTTATAAAAAAAGGGGGAAGCTTATAGTTTCTATAATAGACAACGGAATAGGTTTCGATATAAAAAATGTAAATTTAGGAAACGGATTATCTAACATGGAAAAAAGAATGAGTGAAATTGAAGGGAAGGTTAACATAAATTCAGAAATAAAAAAAGGAACAGAAATTTTGGTTGAAGTTACTTTAAAGAATACGTCATACGACGTATGA
- a CDS encoding M23 family metallopeptidase, translating to MAKVKYYYDADTLSYRKIAVKKGDYYKKTVFGILALFLSAFIGFIVFSQFIMSPRERAQKRELENLKLHYELLSKRLQESSSVLAQLQERDNNIYRTYFEANPISDEQRKAGFGGVNRYKYLDGFDNSTMITKVTKDIDVLSKQLVVQSKSLDEIVSLAKEKEKMLASIPAILPVKLADLTRMASGYKWRYHPILKIRKFHKGMDFTAPIGTPIFASGNGEVIRAERSATFGNVVYIDHGYGYKTIYAHMSKIKARRGDKVKRGDLIGYVGNTGRSVSSHLHYEVHKNDVALNPINFYYGDLTPEEFAAMQEAAEEEGQSYD from the coding sequence ATGGCAAAAGTAAAATATTATTACGATGCAGACACACTTTCTTATAGGAAAATTGCTGTAAAAAAGGGCGATTACTATAAGAAAACAGTTTTTGGTATTTTAGCTTTGTTTTTATCTGCATTTATTGGTTTTATAGTATTCAGCCAGTTTATAATGTCGCCAAGAGAGCGCGCTCAAAAAAGAGAACTAGAAAATTTAAAATTGCATTACGAGTTGCTTTCTAAAAGATTGCAAGAAAGCTCTTCTGTTTTAGCACAATTACAAGAAAGAGATAATAATATTTATAGAACCTATTTTGAAGCAAACCCTATATCAGATGAGCAAAGAAAAGCTGGTTTTGGAGGGGTAAATAGATATAAATATTTAGATGGGTTTGATAACTCTACAATGATTACAAAAGTAACCAAAGACATAGATGTACTTTCTAAACAATTGGTAGTACAGTCTAAATCTTTAGATGAAATTGTTTCTTTAGCAAAAGAAAAGGAAAAAATGTTGGCTTCCATACCAGCAATTTTACCAGTTAAATTAGCAGATTTAACAAGAATGGCATCTGGTTATAAATGGAGATATCATCCAATATTAAAAATTAGAAAATTCCATAAAGGAATGGATTTTACAGCACCAATAGGTACTCCTATTTTTGCATCAGGTAATGGAGAGGTAATTAGAGCAGAAAGAAGTGCTACTTTTGGTAATGTCGTTTATATAGATCATGGGTATGGTTATAAGACTATTTATGCCCACATGAGTAAAATCAAAGCTAGAAGAGGAGATAAAGTAAAACGTGGAGATTTAATTGGCTATGTAGGTAATACTGGTCGTTCTGTGTCTTCGCATTTACATTATGAAGTTCATAAAAATGACGTTGCTTTAAATCCTATTAATTTTTACTATGGAGATTTAACGCCAGAAGAATTTGCAGCAATGCAAGAAGCTGCAGAAGAAGAAGGGCAGTCTTACGATTAA